atttccactaagGGATGgtccaaaggacggtccgtaacacgaaggacggtccgtccttcagaggcgtcctttggcccgttttcagcagaaaaatataaataagacccttgttttgtttattcctccacttcctaaacaaccctaaggacgaaaatcattcccccaagtcttcaaatcaaaggtaagggcatccttaacattactaaatcattctaacatcaaacccatgattcttaacatgatttttgtgatcaaaacctagggtttgcaacataatgctttccaaagtgattcaagctagggtttgggtgttcttcattagaaaagtgatttgttaaaccttgtttaacaaattaaggtatgtctctcttttaaaaacttattttgaatgaaagtaacttttgaaactattgttggaagtataaattttattcaagattctttaatgaatgaaagtaagagtaatcttttcatgtttcttggactctaattcatgtctaaatggtggttaatgtgtgtgaggggacaaatccacattaaacctagattgtaacaaaccctatatatgtataagatattatgaatgttttcatctatgagagatgcttaataatgatggttaagagttggtgatgacattctcattgatgaattatgacatggaaatcttttgtaaagaagttatacgttttcaaaactttgattggaatgacttattctttcgatatggcataatgaactttaatgttattgatggtgtgactactttgagacaaattgtgaatcggcttctatgccatggactttgttgttgtgtttgccttgctattcgggaggaagagtagccactatggatcctagtgtattaattgccttgccattcgggaggaagagtggccacttccgggttcgctacctggggtgtattaattgccttgctattcgggaggaagagtagccaccgtgaatccatactCCGGTGAATTGCGCAGTGTGcgttgctattcgggaggaagagtagccaccgtgaatccatattccggtgtattatgcaatgttgttgatattgagttgggcctatatgggcgattgtgatatccatctttattatggaactgatatttatgcctgatcgatttaaagcataattgaaaccgGGATTTTGGAATGGCTTTATAAACTGTtcaacaaatgatattaagaatcataaagtggaatgacagtttttatactatcttttcagaactgatttctttatgtattattctattttatttttatattacttattttccccaaggcactcactgagtacgaagtactcagacataccattgttgtttttgatggtatgttaggtaacggaggagagcaggttcttgatacttcaggcgcttaggaaggacttgctgttgctgctgatttggtgagcccacacgttcattcgtgggacacctattattttgttcatttattattagtttttgggctgcgtcccgatgagtcaaactattacctctttatcctagaagctccatagtatacattcttgtgggtagttgttgagttttgttaactcttgggcgttgtcACGTTTTCATttacttttatgatattaaagacttccgctgatttagttcatgtattcatgatttgttacatttaaattataaactgttggaggcgaatgttgaactggcgggttcaagtattattgttgtgttgtttaggttcttccgatgttgttcatgacgtcggatgccggtcacgtctagggtgggttttggggcttGACAGAGTTAGAGatgttgttttatatattcagtacaaaaacacttatctctacttggttcATTCAATACacacaaaatgtactagcacaagaagtcGGAACTATACTGTTCCTATAATGAAGATAATTATAGTTAATGTTGTACTACAATCATACCGATAGCTTTGTCCAATTTTCATCTTAGATCGTGAACATAaaactttatacttataagaaccgatgatTTATCTTTcatgtataagctaaactctatacactaaatcatatactatataagtaaaggacacacatactagtacatgatctatttaactctttattaaagttgaataaataattgttctataataaatactatatccaaacacattGTTAACAGTATATATCCCAATAATCTCCCTCTTAGAGTTTTAATCATGACAATTGTTAGAATATATCATATCTAAATGCATGATTAATGATATATACTCCAACATTATCACGTAGGCTCAACCAATTGGGTCCATCTTAGGTGGGATGGGGGTCACCAGCCTAGGCTGTCAACCTTATGACTTTAGTTTTTGGATAATTTTATGATGATTAATGTGCTGGAAATTCTCAAGAAACATAAATTAAGTGCTCAAATAATTTGGGCATCGTCGTGAAAAATTATACAGCAGAAGTAGAAATCAAATCATTCAATAATTAGACGCGGGCTTCTTTCAGAGTGGGCTTCCTCACGTTGGGCAATTTGAACCAGATTGAAAATCATATGCATTACTGGTAAAATTcattgggctggtctttaatttttgtctctcaaatggttggtctttaatttttaccattcgcttaaaaaagtggccgaaaatatcctgaagttctggattcgaaccctcgctaagtaaaaaaaaaaaaaaactcgcaaGATAAGACTTtgcaaaaagtctgccttatgccgCAGACtgtgccttaaggcataactaaaagtctgctgcATAAGCAGGGGCGGATCCACGCTTTAGGGTGGGGGTGGCATAACACTCCCTAGATTAATAAAATTTTTATATAGTTATGctgtaatttgcttaaattaggttaaatatttgatcctgctACCCCCAGTtgtaaattagacaaaggtgccACGGCTGGTggacacaagtttgaatctacCTTGAACATTTTCCGACTCCCATTTTTCTTTGTGcctttttacttcctttgtaccagtaattctCTTTTTGactctcccaattttctatttatctttttattatttatattgtctttcctaTTTTCTAATATTTTATCTGTGAACtttagcgagaacacacaaatagaaacttcaaaaacccttaaattaagcatttctcttaatctcaaatctgtgagtatttaaatcgaaaaattGTGTCTTAATgaaaattttggattgagatcaaaattcaatttttttttatataatttcttttgtttattagtCCCTCcatccatgtttacttgtctatatttgacttgggacactcttaataagcaataaataaaatgagaaatgaattggagtacttaataataagggtaaaataggtataaaatggtaaattatgtcttggtttttcaaactatataacttacacgtaaaagtggacatatatttttagtataatggacaaaCAAAAACGGACagagggagtgtattataaaaaattATGCTATTcgataattgttaaattcaacttaaatcactttactacttaaattgtgatggaaatttcgtaagcactgcttaaaaaaatgaaatttatgatttatttttgagagtttgtagtttatctaattctacatttacttatggggtgtatttacctattgaagagtttttctattatttttcttatttcgattagtgtaattcccttattgaagatgttattttatttgtgcaaattcattttttaatacacaTAAGAGATGCAATCtcttggtgaaaatgttgattttacttctgttgttaatgggtattaatgggtgtgattccttgtttaaaatgctaattatgttcgtttcttgatttttgagatgtaattttcatatttgcaaataaaaaaaagccAATTAAGTTGatccgaataaactaaaaagagatggactATACCCAAATATACGTTCCTAACAAGATGCACATTTAAGAAAATTATGGCACCTGtcaccttcaaatcctagatccgcctttgtgcataaggcagacttttttgCAAAGCCTTGCGTTGCgaattttttataatttttatgaCTAAGCCGGGATTCAAAACCAGAACCTCAAGGTATTTTAGGGGGAGGACAAAAATTAAGAATCACCCCCAATGAAGGACAATCATGCAAATTGCCCGGTAAAATTCACAAATAGTCAGTTTTTAgtttttaaaattgaaaaataattacTTTTGTTCTTAGTAGACCCAAACATTAAAAAGTATTTCCAATTAGTAGTAAAAAAGAAGAAACCACAACCACAAGTCCACAAGTCATCATCTACCACCTCCATAATGATCTAATCATGATATATGTAATATATTTCTTACACAATTTCCAAATCACCAAGCACATCTTATTCCCGCCAACCAAATAACTTTTTATTGCTTGAGGATAGAATCAATGGTGGGACGCAAGGACTTGAACAAATTATAATAAGTAGCTTGAGTTGGATGCACTGCGTCCCAAAAAATAAACTCCGAAGCATTACCGCAAACAATTGAATTTGGATTGCACAAAAGTGCAAGCTCGAAAAGCCCAGTTCCACAACAGCCAGTGTAGACATCATCAAAACCTATAAAAAGAATTGGTAGGTACATTTTTAATTAATCAGAACAAGCAAAGAATGGACCTAACAAAATGGACTTAACAAAAGAGAAGTTTTTGTCACTCACCATACTTGTTGGGATTTTGTACCATGTCATATAAAGGATTGTATATATCACCATACACTAATTGTGTGCCATGAATATTCATATTCTTTAACATATTTTGGAGAAGAAAATTATACTCTTTTCCCACGGCGGAGTATGAATCAATACATTGACGGGGTTGCAATGGGTTGCTGGCCGTGTTCGTGGTGATGACCACCGGTAAGCACCCGATTGGCGGTAACCCTACAATTCCGACGAGTCGAGCTCCCTCACCGATTAAATCCTAAATCAATTAACATTGAAAATATTTTTAATCAAATCAGAAGTAGCATGTTAAACACTTTGTAAATTCATACCATTCAAATGGAAACTCATACCTAGGGTGGAAAAATAAACACATGAAAACATGATGTGTCCAATCTGCTCAAATTTGGGCAGTAATCCCTCATTTATTAATATAATTCATTTTGACCCGCTCAATTTAATCCATATATAAGTTGGGCTGAGTTGGATTAAATATGTAATCGAAATTGATCCATGAGAAACCttgtaaaatatttaaaaaagaaacttttgttttgttttgttttatacgTTGTGTATaaccataataaagaaaaaagttttattattagttttattaggcaattgaacaaacaataagaaaacaaacaaacaatTACAACATGGTAAAAGTTGGGCGGATTGCGTAATGATGTAGACCATTATTTAGCCCATTTTGACTCAATCTATTTCAAACTAGGCAAGCCTTTATTAACCAGCCGGATTCTACCCAACTCGTCCATTTCACAACCCTACTTATAAAAGCTACCaagaaatgtcaaaaaaaaattgttattttgctttcctcttttctttttaaGCTTTTGAATTTGATTAGCTAACTTATATTACACACCAAGTCTGGTAACATAACGATATGATACTTCATCACAAATTGATGTAATAAAATCTAGAGAAGATAAATAAAAGTGCCACATATAAGGAAAGCGTCCTTCGACCAAAAATGGTACTTATAACTTTTATGGCTTGTCTGCATGTCTGGGATCATCCTTGGTGGTCCTATTTGGGAAAAAGAAACACGCAGGCGACTATAATGGTCTAAGTTGAAACGTGCATTTTAAATCATTCATTTTTTGGGTCATATATTTGTTGTTACCATTAAGATGCACACCTAACTTCTCTTTTGTTGCTTTTACTCCCGGCAGTTACACAACAAACATATCCCTACCATCCTTCGTTAATTACCACCATTAAAACATTTGAGTTTAAGTCCTTCGAGGAAGTAGTATAAAATATATTTACACAGTCAATCATTTACTTCACATAAAAGACAGTTACATATAGCATAAATATCGCAAAAAATATTTACACTTAGCTTCTTGATTATTACCATCAAAAGTGTTGAAACCTAGACTATTAGTGATTTTCATAAATCCTATTCATCAACACTTTCTATTCAACTCCAAGTTTCAACACTTTCTATTCAACTCCAAGTGATCAGcattttagttatttcctttttgATACCTAGACTAGTGTCTAGTAGTGATTTTCATAATGTACGTGTAATGCTTTTCAAATTAGACTGAAATCACAATATGTTGACGTGTAAGAATACATTATCAATATAGTCCAATCTCTATAATAGTTACCATTTTTATCAGGTTATGATAAattaatgcttttatacatattGATTTACAGTTAACTTTTAAATTATTAGTTGAAAGAGACTTTACCTGAAGAAACTGTTGCATTTGTTGCAGCATGAACTGCTGGTAGCCAGAGACAGTGTAGAACCGTTTTCGAAATTGAGTATTAAAATAACTAATAACAAAGTCATTTGTGCCAGCACTTATCAAGAATGCTGCTTTGCTTATTAGCAATTTTGTTCTTTCCTCTCCAATCTCATTTTCAAGCCTCATTTTGTATTCTTTAAAATATTCTAGCTGCTCTTCCAGTGGAATTACGCCCTGACAAATATCAAATCACCAAATTAATTGTCAATAAATTTCTGTACAAAtagaagggttttttttttttttttgtctttcggAGTAATATTTTTTCGCGGACCATTTTTCTCATTGATGGAATTTAATGTAGGTAATTacaaatttctccaaaaatctaTGCGCcggtccatatatatttataaatgatgtttttagATTTTATATTAAGTCCAAAATGAATGATTTTTTAGATATTATCAAGAAGGTACTCCATcttgataaaaaaaagagtccacttagcaatttgcacaccccttaagaaacaactcacttcaagaaaaaaatatgtaaattgactaaactacccctaattaaataggcattgagatttgatcacataacacttaataggggccaATTTGCaaagataaggttaattgtttcttgatttactaaatggacactttttttgacccaagaaaaaaaggctaagtagaCACTTTTTTGATCCGGAGAGAGTATTAATTGAGTTTTTTAAAATAAGTGAATGTTTACATAACCATATTAACTAAGGGTAATTTAGTATAATTAGCTTTTACTTTCTAGAAATGAGTGAATTTCTTAACGGATGTGTCCAAACTAAAAATATCATGTAATATGAAGCTGAGGGTGTATGTATATACAATCTTATCAATGTCACACCGCTTCTTCGAAAATGAACAGCTTAACTGCTTAAGTTTACAATAAAAATTGTAACGGCTGGAAAAGTTAATGTTAAAAGCAAGGTCTTGCATAAATCTGATCTTTTTCATTTAATTTTCTTGATGCAATTAATAGACCTTACAATAAAGCTATACTTAATTTACTATCTCCCCGTTCATTTTTAATTATCCTGTATTGATCACTTGACAGTTGACACCCTTTAAGGAGCTAGTAatagaatgacaattttactatTTTAAGTCATCTAATGATTGTAATTAATAAAACATATTATAAAAGTTGTGCAATCACTAACAGTTTCTTGAAGTTTGCaactcaataattaataataagtgTAAAATAGGTACgaaatggtaaattatctcttgattttttaAACTGAATAAGTAAAAATAGACATCGATTTTTAGTATAccggacaagtaaaaatggacggagggagtatagtAGAGCAATTTGCTTAAAAAGAAAAGTCAGCTAGCATGCCGCAAGCCCAAGCCTAATCAAATCCCATGCATGTGTGGTGTATGTTGCACTTAATATGTCTTAGTATATTATGCAGAATGTTGATTACGTGCAGATTACACCCTATTATAAATTTAAAGCTGATCATGGGAGTACTAACCTTGAATAAGTTTTAACTTTTATAGATCAACTTTTGTAACTATCAGATGTCATCGAAAGTACTCACTCCTcttcaaaataagtgttcacttagtattttaatttattttagttcaaaataagtgttcacttacataataaaaaagaaattaattattttcttctaaatttatctctatttagataagtgagtttttatgtaatcaagaaactatattgattaggtaattttttttttttttttagaaattagtattttcttaaggagtgtaCAAATGGATAAGTGTACACTTATTTTGAATTAAAATATAATGATAGTGTAGAACTCTGGATACGATTAATCTATGCAATTTAGTTGAAACAAACTTGATTAACACAATGAACAAATGATTGAAGTGAGAGAGAAAGAGACACTTATTTGAGCTGTGAGAGGGTCGAGACCAGAGCCACCAGAGGCGAAACTAACGCCAGTCATCAGCTCCTCCAAGCTAAGTGCTGGATCCAAATATGGTGGCACGAATTCTTTCACTCCTATATAAGATGCTGTTCCAAAAAACACAACATCAACACAGTTATGAAAGACAAAAGCAAAGAAATAAATGTACATGTTTgtttatcttttccttttattttgtcAGAAAAAAACACACTTATACACAACGTGAAAACCAACCGTTTTGCATGAatttgactaacattttaagaGGTACTTTtttaccaaattgatatgagaaaagttgcaacttatagtatttttcatgtagtttttacatatataaattttaatcttaaatattgagttaatctaatctaatttagctttaaagtttagtcaaattgactcttgaAAAGCGAAAAATGTCACaaaaattgggacagagggagtaataattgA
Above is a genomic segment from Lycium barbarum isolate Lr01 chromosome 12, ASM1917538v2, whole genome shotgun sequence containing:
- the LOC132624939 gene encoding GDSL esterase/lipase At5g45960, producing the protein MVFLRLETKMRCSCMCFRYSPFLILFIIITNISAQTRSLTKKNLLIRPFNNTISAFFVFGDSTVDSGNNNFISTVTKCNFPPYGRDFVNHIPTGRFTNGRLVTDFTASYIGVKEFVPPYLDPALSLEELMTGVSFASGGSGLDPLTAQISGVIPLEEQLEYFKEYKMRLENEIGEERTKLLISKAAFLISAGTNDFVISYFNTQFRKRFYTVSGYQQFMLQQMQQFLQDLIGEGARLVGIVGLPPIGCLPVVITTNTASNPLQPRQCIDSYSAVGKEYNFLLQNMLKNMNIHGTQLVYGDIYNPLYDMVQNPNKYGFDDVYTGCCGTGLFELALLCNPNSIVCGNASEFIFWDAVHPTQATYYNLFKSLRPTIDSILKQ